A window from Toxoplasma gondii ME49 chromosome IX, whole genome shotgun sequence encodes these proteins:
- a CDS encoding hypothetical protein (encoded by transcript TGME49_267730~Predicted trans-membrane domain (TMHMM2.0):54-74:88-108:215-238:242-265:276-299:359-382:388-411:415-435), whose protein sequence is MRRHVSVREDGGVSSSASAASNCRSEAKCPSSMRSSRVSWRFWPPLFPQITPKTFTCVGACVVYTAASLATVFLNRRLLSDLFPFPLTLSWLQEVVGVAAYLLLSAVGRASRSATETRPEAPASSRCLARQPSLFLRRTLTSSLRSPAAASLSTFFPPTSADARTLYRVLPLSLAFVCMVGFSNTCLKHVQVSTYQVARSLTLLFNMVLQRLILDIRVSLEAALSCGVVCLGFLVGSLDASTLSLAGAFTGAVSSLFQAVYTVHIRKTLDNLGGAHAAVMFYNMVNAAFLFPPLIWVTGECADLTRFFFSEAENKHALPSLAALNSASESSLSPARSDVAGSLEALVAHGHRGFFQSPFWIFLLIVASGVAALFLTLSSFWIVGLTSPLTFNILGYVKACVQTCLGFIVLREKASPQALAGVLLTLSGSAAFSAFKRKDAERAKEQPQADLRSDPATGKMSGKVADR, encoded by the exons ATGAGGCGCCACGTCTCAGTTCGCGAAGACGGGGgggtctcgtcttctgcttctgcggcgTCAAACTGCCGGTCGGAGGCAAAGTGTCCGTCCAGCATGCGTTCGAGTCGCGTTTCCTGGAGATTCTGGCCGCCGCTTTTCCCCCAGATCACCCCGAAAACTTTCACGTGCGTCGGCGCTTGCGTCGTCTACACCGCCGCGTCACTCGCCACCGTTTTCCTGAACCGCCGGCTTCTCTCGGACTTGTTTCCCTTTCCCTTGACTCTCTCATGGCTACAGGAAGTCGTGGGCGTTGCCGCATACCTGCTGCTGTCTGCAGTGGGGCGCGCAAGTCGTTCTGCGACTGAGACGAGGCCGGAAGCGCCGGCATCGTCCCGCTGCCTCGCGCGTCAGCcgagtctctttctccgccgcACGCTCACATCTTCTCTGAGAAGTCCAGCGGCTGCGAgtctctcgactttcttccCTCCGACCTCCGCAGACGCGCGGACTCTGTACCGAGTGCTGCcgctctccctcgccttcgtctgcatGGTCGGCTTCTCCAACACCTGCCTGAAACACGTGCAGGTATCGACCTACCAGGTGGCGAGGTCACTCACTCTCCTCTTCAACATGGTCCTGCAAAGGCTTATTCTCGACATCCGCGTTTCCCTCGAGGCTGCCCTCTCCTGCGGTGTCGTCTGCCTAGGCTTTCTGGTCGGGTCTCTGGACGCCTCCACTCTGTCCCTCGCGGGGGCGTTCACGggcgctgtctcttctttgtttcaAGCTGTGTACACGGTTCACATCCGGAAGACTCTCGACAACTTGGGCGGCGCCCACGCCGCCGTCATGTTCTACAACATGGTGAACGccgcgtttctgtttcccccGCTCATCTGGGTCACGGGCGAATGTGCCGACCTCactcgcttctttttctcagaGGCGGAGAACAAACATGCGCTGCCGTCATTGGCAGCACTGAACAGTGCATCGGAGAGCAGTTTGTCGCCTGCGCGATCCGATGTTGCCGGGTCACTGGAGGCTCTCGTCGCACACGGACACCGTGGCTTCTTCCAGAGTCCTTTCTGGATTTTCCTACTCATAGTGGCTTCAG GTGTCGCAGCTCTCTTTCTGACCCTCTCGTCGTTCTGGATCGTGGGCCTTACCTCCCCGCTCACTTTCAACATTCTGGGTTACGTCAAAGCTTGCGTGCAGACATGTCTAGGTTTTATCGTTCTACGCGAAAAGGCGAGTCCGCAAGCGCTTGCGGGAGTGCTGCTCACTCTCTCAGGTTCCGCCGCGTTTTCCGCTTTCAAGCGAAAGGACGCAGAACGCGCGAAGGAACAACCACAGGCCGATCTACGGAGTGACCCTGCGACAGGCAAAATGTCTGGCAAAGTTGCAGATCGGTAA